In one window of Amblyomma americanum isolate KBUSLIRL-KWMA chromosome 9, ASM5285725v1, whole genome shotgun sequence DNA:
- the LOC144105695 gene encoding achaete-scute homolog 5-like, with amino-acid sequence MKPDRIALFHHHHQCPSEAGRTAAAGVSSCLAAAAPYTAAVARRNERERNRVRLVNHGFNALRQHVPQTGQKKLSKVETLRSAVEYIRELQELLELTRRQSGASSNDQYGAPKENRVPAVCGRYASPSPVAVQSASSPSSSSSNENSILHAAHGGSLGGVSPKKEMYAVEDEQEVLWELASWWPAA; translated from the coding sequence ATGAAGCCCGACCGGATCGCTCTCTTCCATCACCACCACCAGTGCCCTAGTGAGGCCGGGAGGACggctgctgccggcgtgtcatcctGCTTAGCGGCAGCCGCTCCTTACACGGCGGCCGTGGCTAGACGCAACGAGCGCGAGAGGAACCGCGTGAGACTCGTCAACCACGGCTTCAACGCTCTGCGCCAGCACGTGCCGCAGACGGGTCAGAAGAAACTGAGCAAGGTCGAGACCCTCAGGTCGGCTGTCGAGTACATCCGGGAACTCCAGGAGCTCCTGGAGCTTACGAGGCGTCAGTCAGGCGCGTCTTCGAACGATCAGTACGGTGCTCCAAAGGAGAACAGGGTTCCCGCCGTCTGCGGGCGTTACGCCAGCCCTTCGCCTGTCGCTGTCCAGTCTGCCTCGTCgcccagcagcagtagcagcaatgAAAACAGCATCCTTCACGCTGCTCATGGAGGGTCCCTCGGGGGAGTCTCTCCGAAGAAGGAAATGTACGCCGTCGAAGACGAACAGGAGGTGCTTTGGGAACTCGCGTCTTGGTGGCCTGCGGCGTAG